DNA sequence from the Candidatus Angelobacter sp. genome:
CTATTGATTGCGGAGTTTTTATGAACAATTTTTATAGTGATCAAGCTTACACTTTCGAAGTGGGAGAAGTCTCTTTTAAAGCCAAAAGGTTATTAAAAATAACTAAAGAATCTTTATACCTAGGCATAAAATCTTGTATAAAAGGAAATTTTATTGGAGATATTGGATATGCTATTCAAAATTACGTTGAGAACAATGGATTTACAGTAGTAAAAGAATTCACAGGGCATGGATTAGGCAGAAAAATACATGAGCCCCCTTTAGTTCCTAATTATGGAAAAATTGGTAAAGGAAATAAATTAAATGATGGGCTTGTTCTAGCCATAGAACCTATGGTTAACGAAGGAACTAATAAAATAAAATTTCATACAGATAGATGGACAGTTTCCACTCTAGACAAAAAACTATCTGCACATTTTGAACATAACGTTGCTATAATTGACGGTTTTCCTAGATTGCTTTCCACTTTTAAATATATTTATGAAGTTTTGAACATTGAATCTTCAGAAGAAGAAATTTTTGCTTACAATAATGCCAACAATACAACAACTCATAAGAAAGGGGAGGAATAAAACGAAAAAAAAGAGTAAATCCCTTGTTCTAGATTCTTGCCCCCAAAAAAAAGGAGTATGTACACGGGTCTACACAACTACTCCTAAAAAACCTAACTCAGCAATGAGGAAAGTCTGTAGAGTAAGATTAACTAATGGAAAAGAAGTAATTGCTTACATTAGAGGTGAAGGGCATAATCTAATGGAGCATTCTATAGTTTTAGTTAGCGGAGGGAAGATTGCTAGAGATCTTCCAGGAGTTAGACTTCATGTAGAGCGTGGTTGTTTAGATACAGAAGGTGTATCTAAACGAAAAAAAAGTAGAAGCAAATATGGAACCAAACGTACTAAAGAAAAAAAATAAATCATTTATCTATCAAAAAGATTATTTAAGAAAATTAAAAATTAGAAAAAAAACATATTTACCGGATTCTAAATTCAATGACCCCTTAGTTACTCGCTTTGTTAGTCATATTATTAAAAAGGGAAAAAAAACCTTAGCATATAAGATATTTTATGATTCTATGAAAAGCATAGATTTAAATAAAGGAAATCAAAAAATGGGAGCATTAGAAATTTGGAAAGAAGCTTTAAAAAATGTTATGCCTCATGTTGAAATAAAAGCTCGTCGTGTTGGAGGATCCAATATACAAATTCCTGTTATTCTACCTTCAGAAATTAAGATAACCAGAGCTATCAAATATTTAATTGAATCTGCAAGAAAAAGAAAAGGAAAGTCTATGGCAGATAGATTAGCTATCGAAAGTATAGCTGCGTCAAAAGGTGAAGGAATGGCCGTTAAGAGTAAAGAAAATCTACAAAAAATGGCTGAGGCAAATAAAGCATTTTCACATTTTAGATTTTGATGATTCTATTTTTTAATGGAAAAAATACTAAAATATACAAGGAATATAGGAATAGCTGCACATATCGATGCAGGAAAGACAACAACAACAGAACGTATTCTTTTCTATGCTGGAATTACGCATAAAATAGGGGAAGTCCATAATGGAGAAGCTACTATGGATTGGATGGAACAAGAACAAGAAAGAGGAATTACGATAACTTCAGCAGCCACTCGTTGTGAATGGCTGTATAGTGAAAAAAAATATAAAATCAATATAATTGACACTCCAGGTCATGTAGATTTTACTGTTGAAGTGGAAAGATCTCTACGGGTGTTAGATGGGATTATTGCACTTTTTAGTGCAGTAGAAGGAGTTGAACCTCAATCAGAAACTATTTGGAGCCAAGCGAATAAATATCGTATCCCTCGCATCGGATTCGTTAATAAAATGGATCGTAAGGGATCTGATTTCTTTGAAGTTTGTCGTCAAGTAAAAGAAATTCTTGGAGGAGAGCCTTTGCTTTTGCAAATACCAATAGGTAGGGAAGAGTATTTTGAGGGCGTAGTTGATTTAATTTCTAATAAGGCTTTAGTATGGAATGAAGATGATTTTGGTATGACTTATAAAGAAATTCCAGTTCCTATAAATTTAAAAAAAAAGGTTAAAGAATATCGTAGAATACTTTTAGAGAAGATTGTCGAATACAATGAATCTTTAATGGAGAAATTTTTTGAAGATCAAAATTCTTTATCAGAAGAGGAAATTATTTCAACGGTAACAAGAGCTACAATTAACATGAATATAACGCCAATGTTATGTGGCTCCTCTTTTAAAAACAAGGGAGTACAATGCGTATTAAATGCAATATGTCAATTTCTTCCTTCTCCACTTGATAGGAAAGAAATTATTGGAAAGAATCCAAAAAATGAAAAAGAAGAAAAGCGGAGCCCCGGAAATAATCAACCTTTTTCAGCATTGGCTTTCAAAATTTCTACAGATCCATACGTAGGTCGTTTAGCCTTTATTCGTGTTTATTCAGGGACTCTTTATGCAGGTTCTCATGTTCTGAACTCCCGTTCCGGAAGTAGAGAACGCATATCTAGAATATATCAAATGCATGCTAATAAGCAAAATCCAATTGAAAATATTGAATCAGGTGATATTGGAGCTGTCGTTGGTTTTAAAGATATTAAGACTGGAGATACTCTTTGTAATGAGAATTATCCCATTGTTTTAGACAGTATATCCTTTCCTGATCCAGTGATAGGTTTAGCTATCGAACCTAAGTCTAAAGCTGATCAAGATAAGATGAATTTAGCTCTTTCTAAATTATCAGAAGAAGATCCTACTTTTCAGG
Encoded proteins:
- the map gene encoding type I methionyl aminopeptidase, with protein sequence MIHLKEKEEIILIRKSAILASKTLGMISSEIKPGINTLYLDRLAREFIQDYGGIPAFLGLYGFSHTICVSPNEQVVHGIPNNKPLLNGDIISIDCGVFMNNFYSDQAYTFEVGEVSFKAKRLLKITKESLYLGIKSCIKGNFIGDIGYAIQNYVENNGFTVVKEFTGHGLGRKIHEPPLVPNYGKIGKGNKLNDGLVLAIEPMVNEGTNKIKFHTDRWTVSTLDKKLSAHFEHNVAIIDGFPRLLSTFKYIYEVLNIESSEEEIFAYNNANNTTTHKKGEE
- the rpsL gene encoding 30S ribosomal protein S12 — protein: MPTIQQLIRKGRNKTKKKSKSLVLDSCPQKKGVCTRVYTTTPKKPNSAMRKVCRVRLTNGKEVIAYIRGEGHNLMEHSIVLVSGGKIARDLPGVRLHVERGCLDTEGVSKRKKSRSKYGTKRTKEKK
- the rpsG gene encoding 30S ribosomal protein S7: MEPNVLKKKNKSFIYQKDYLRKLKIRKKTYLPDSKFNDPLVTRFVSHIIKKGKKTLAYKIFYDSMKSIDLNKGNQKMGALEIWKEALKNVMPHVEIKARRVGGSNIQIPVILPSEIKITRAIKYLIESARKRKGKSMADRLAIESIAASKGEGMAVKSKENLQKMAEANKAFSHFRF
- the fusA gene encoding elongation factor G; translation: MEKILKYTRNIGIAAHIDAGKTTTTERILFYAGITHKIGEVHNGEATMDWMEQEQERGITITSAATRCEWLYSEKKYKINIIDTPGHVDFTVEVERSLRVLDGIIALFSAVEGVEPQSETIWSQANKYRIPRIGFVNKMDRKGSDFFEVCRQVKEILGGEPLLLQIPIGREEYFEGVVDLISNKALVWNEDDFGMTYKEIPVPINLKKKVKEYRRILLEKIVEYNESLMEKFFEDQNSLSEEEIISTVTRATINMNITPMLCGSSFKNKGVQCVLNAICQFLPSPLDRKEIIGKNPKNEKEEKRSPGNNQPFSALAFKISTDPYVGRLAFIRVYSGTLYAGSHVLNSRSGSRERISRIYQMHANKQNPIENIESGDIGAVVGFKDIKTGDTLCNENYPIVLDSISFPDPVIGLAIEPKSKADQDKMNLALSKLSEEDPTFQVRNDLSTGQTIISGMGELHLEILIDRMKREFKVEVNPGKPQVEYKESLTSTVHHREVYKKQTGGRGKFADIIFYLGPTEKGESGLVFVNKVKGGNIPKEFILSIEKGFREAMKNGPLAGYEVDSMKLTLIDGSHHPVDSDQLSFELAAKIGFKESAKNANPILLEPIMKLEIVSPEVNIGDIVGDINRRRGIMQGVEDKNNTKIIKAKVPLSEMFGYVTSLRTLSSGRAISTMEFSHYEKVPFNISEKIIEKSKVNRI